From the genome of uncultured Pseudodesulfovibrio sp., one region includes:
- the rsfS gene encoding ribosome silencing factor, whose protein sequence is MLNKEKKFAEMASMEKARNVAGWLDDKQGERISIIDVSGLSSVTDMILVVSARGVKHAQALASHILDKAAEENMEFLSMEGHKTGEWVLIDLNDVLVHVFLDELREFYNIEGMWTEAPRVEFEA, encoded by the coding sequence TTGCTGAATAAAGAAAAGAAATTTGCCGAGATGGCGAGCATGGAAAAGGCCCGTAACGTGGCCGGATGGCTCGACGACAAGCAGGGTGAGCGGATCAGCATCATAGACGTGTCGGGCCTGAGCTCGGTTACGGACATGATCCTGGTGGTTTCGGCCAGGGGCGTGAAGCATGCCCAGGCCCTGGCTTCCCACATCCTGGACAAGGCCGCCGAGGAGAACATGGAGTTTCTGAGCATGGAAGGCCACAAGACCGGCGAGTGGGTCCTGATCGACCTCAACGACGTTCTTGTGCATGTCTTCCTGGATGAACTCCGTGAGTTCTACAATATCGAAGGCATGTGGACCGAGGCTCCCCGCGTGGAGTTCGAGGCCTAA
- the gpmI gene encoding 2,3-bisphosphoglycerate-independent phosphoglycerate mutase — translation MAEPTKTLLLILDGWGIAPESAGNCVRNAATPNLDRLLAEYPSTRLTCSGRAVGLPEGFMGNSEVGHMNIGGGRVIYQDMTRIDMAIEDGSLFDNPTLKTLMERTKAGSGRLHLMGLLSDGGVHSHLRHLFALLDMAKSEGVPEVFIHVFMDGRDTAQKGGLGYLRILQAKLDELGLGWIASLSGRFWAMDRDKRFERVEKAYRALVDGQGVSIDDPISAVEARYAEGEFDEFVKPSLVKGVDGRIQDGDGLFFFNFRADRAREISRAIFEKNFSEFDRPHVPALAMFATMTRYESSFPMATAFPPEDYEGTLGEFASAHGMKQLRIAETEKYAHVTYFLNCGREEPFPAEDRVMIPSPREVATYDLKPQMSADEVADTLISKWGEYDLCVCNLANLDMVGHTGIMAAAEKACVAVDDCVGRIVDTVLESGGRVLMTADHGNAEQMLDASGAPHTAHSTNPVPLVFIEKGREDAVLDEGILGDIATTIIGLWGMEPPAGMTGKNLVHKG, via the coding sequence ATGGCCGAACCAACGAAGACTCTGCTGCTGATACTGGACGGCTGGGGCATCGCCCCGGAGAGCGCGGGCAACTGCGTGCGCAATGCCGCCACCCCGAATCTCGACCGACTTCTGGCCGAATACCCCTCCACCCGCCTGACCTGTTCGGGGCGCGCCGTGGGACTGCCCGAAGGCTTCATGGGCAACTCCGAGGTGGGCCATATGAATATTGGCGGAGGCCGTGTCATCTATCAGGACATGACCCGCATCGACATGGCCATCGAGGATGGCTCCCTGTTCGACAATCCCACTCTCAAGACGCTCATGGAACGGACCAAGGCCGGTTCCGGGCGGCTACATCTCATGGGACTGCTTTCGGACGGCGGTGTCCATTCGCACCTGCGCCATCTGTTTGCCTTGTTGGACATGGCCAAGAGCGAGGGGGTTCCCGAAGTCTTCATCCATGTCTTCATGGACGGTCGCGACACGGCCCAGAAGGGTGGGCTGGGCTATCTGCGCATCCTGCAGGCCAAGCTCGATGAACTCGGCCTGGGTTGGATTGCCTCCTTGTCCGGCCGGTTCTGGGCCATGGACCGAGACAAGCGTTTTGAGCGGGTGGAAAAGGCCTACCGCGCGCTGGTGGATGGCCAAGGCGTGTCCATCGACGATCCCATCTCGGCCGTGGAAGCGCGTTACGCAGAGGGCGAGTTCGACGAGTTCGTCAAGCCCAGTCTGGTGAAGGGCGTGGACGGGCGCATCCAGGACGGCGACGGCCTGTTCTTCTTCAACTTCCGCGCGGATCGTGCGCGGGAGATCAGCCGGGCCATTTTCGAAAAGAATTTCAGCGAGTTTGATCGCCCGCACGTGCCTGCGTTGGCCATGTTCGCGACCATGACCCGTTACGAATCATCTTTCCCCATGGCCACCGCCTTCCCGCCAGAAGATTACGAGGGCACCCTGGGCGAGTTCGCCTCGGCCCACGGCATGAAGCAGTTGCGTATCGCCGAAACCGAGAAATACGCCCACGTGACCTATTTCCTCAACTGCGGGCGCGAGGAGCCGTTCCCGGCCGAGGACCGGGTCATGATCCCGTCCCCGCGCGAGGTGGCCACATACGACCTCAAGCCTCAGATGAGCGCGGACGAGGTGGCCGATACACTGATTTCCAAATGGGGCGAATACGATCTGTGCGTGTGCAACCTGGCCAACCTCGACATGGTCGGCCATACCGGCATAATGGCGGCGGCCGAAAAGGCCTGCGTGGCCGTGGATGATTGCGTGGGCCGTATCGTGGACACGGTGCTGGAGAGCGGCGGCCGTGTGTTGATGACCGCGGACCACGGCAATGCGGAGCAGATGCTCGACGCAAGCGGCGCGCCGCATACGGCCCATTCCACCAACCCGGTGCCCCTGGTCTTTATCGAGAAGGGGCGGGAAGACGCCGTTCTCGATGAGGGCATCCTCGGCGACATCGCCACTACCATCATCGGACTGTGGGGCATGGAGCCTCCCGCCGGAATGACCGGCAAGAACCTGGTACACAAGGGATAA
- a CDS encoding methyl-accepting chemotaxis protein: MAEGLKQIVSYIAELEAKVEKSENVAKESEARVKEAMAQAAQARKQGEAARCEGLLSAAGTLEHSVQAIRDHSVTLGVSSGKARQGAAEQQRLISEAASAMEQMNAAVSETAVSAGAAAEDADKVMERAESGSAVVTRTIDSISAVSQNSQSLVESVAGLGSQAEGVGAIMGVISDIADQTNLLALNAAIEAARAGDAGRGFAVVADEVRKLAEKTMDATRDVGVAIEGIQDQVARTIEGVQGMSGLADEAAGLARESGAALEQIVTHSGTSAERIGAIAAASSQQSVASEAVTRTITAVHDISFDTDEGMAEAARAVEELTGRVEELAVMTGVFRLVGSGRVQEIIGALAESEAVRSGQRDRLEKGMRDALKKNDFLELLYITDAEGRQLVSNIGGKVSGFAEDPSAFGSNWADRDWFKGVAETGTYHISDVYTSSASGHECITVSGPFFGRDGRMLGVIAADVSVTA, from the coding sequence ATGGCCGAAGGGCTCAAGCAGATTGTAAGTTACATCGCTGAGTTGGAAGCCAAAGTCGAAAAGAGCGAAAATGTAGCCAAGGAATCCGAAGCTCGTGTGAAAGAGGCCATGGCCCAAGCCGCCCAGGCTCGCAAGCAGGGTGAAGCCGCCCGTTGCGAAGGGCTGCTGTCCGCCGCCGGGACTCTGGAGCACTCGGTTCAGGCCATCCGCGACCATTCGGTCACTCTTGGAGTGTCTTCGGGCAAGGCGAGACAAGGTGCTGCCGAGCAGCAGCGGCTTATTTCCGAGGCGGCCTCCGCCATGGAGCAGATGAATGCGGCCGTGAGCGAGACCGCTGTCAGTGCGGGAGCCGCCGCCGAGGACGCGGACAAAGTCATGGAGCGTGCCGAGTCCGGTTCCGCCGTGGTTACGCGAACCATCGACTCCATCAGCGCGGTTTCACAGAATTCCCAATCCCTGGTCGAGAGTGTGGCCGGGCTCGGCTCTCAGGCCGAGGGGGTCGGCGCGATCATGGGCGTCATTTCCGACATCGCGGACCAGACCAACCTTCTGGCGCTCAACGCGGCCATCGAGGCCGCCAGGGCCGGCGATGCCGGGCGCGGTTTTGCCGTGGTTGCCGACGAGGTGCGCAAACTGGCCGAGAAGACCATGGACGCCACCCGCGACGTGGGCGTTGCCATCGAGGGGATCCAGGACCAAGTGGCACGGACCATCGAAGGGGTCCAGGGGATGTCTGGTCTGGCCGACGAGGCTGCCGGGTTGGCACGTGAATCCGGGGCGGCTCTGGAGCAGATCGTGACCCATTCCGGCACCAGCGCCGAGCGCATCGGGGCCATTGCCGCTGCATCCAGCCAGCAGTCCGTGGCCAGTGAGGCGGTCACCCGGACCATCACGGCCGTGCACGATATTTCCTTTGACACGGATGAGGGCATGGCAGAGGCCGCCCGCGCTGTGGAGGAGTTGACGGGGCGCGTGGAGGAGTTGGCCGTCATGACCGGCGTGTTCCGTCTGGTGGGCAGCGGCCGGGTTCAGGAAATTATCGGCGCTCTGGCCGAATCCGAGGCGGTGCGTTCCGGACAACGCGACAGGCTTGAGAAAGGCATGCGCGATGCCCTCAAGAAAAATGATTTTCTCGAACTGCTGTACATCACCGATGCCGAAGGAAGGCAGCTTGTCAGCAATATCGGCGGCAAAGTCTCCGGCTTTGCCGAGGATCCTTCAGCCTTCGGCTCCAACTGGGCCGATCGCGACTGGTTCAAGGGGGTGGCGGAGACCGGCACCTACCACATCTCCGACGTCTACACGTCCTCGGCCTCGGGGCATGAATGCATCACCGTATCCGGTCCTTTCTTTGGCCGGGACGGCCGAATGCTTGGCGTGATCGCGGCGGACGTGAGCGTGACTGCATAA
- a CDS encoding OsmC family protein, protein MITTKSKQDDYLTEFTDGEHVGQCDAPVGKGGQDAAFTPFALLEASLAGCLNITLRAFAKSHDIELGSVETSVNLVPGENSSTFEYSVKLPDGLSERDTKRLHAAMKGCPIHGLLGKPVGFEFKAE, encoded by the coding sequence ATGATCACGACGAAAAGCAAACAAGACGATTATCTGACGGAATTCACGGACGGAGAGCATGTCGGCCAATGCGACGCTCCGGTGGGCAAAGGCGGTCAGGACGCGGCCTTTACACCGTTTGCCCTGTTGGAGGCGTCCCTGGCCGGGTGCCTGAACATTACCCTGCGCGCTTTTGCCAAGTCTCACGATATCGAATTGGGATCTGTGGAGACCTCCGTCAACCTGGTGCCTGGCGAAAACAGCTCCACCTTCGAGTACAGCGTCAAGCTGCCTGACGGGTTGAGCGAAAGGGACACCAAGCGGCTGCATGCCGCGATGAAGGGATGTCCCATCCATGGCCTGCTCGGCAAGCCCGTGGGCTTTGAATTCAAGGCGGAATAA
- a CDS encoding DMT family transporter has translation MTDSKKALLYGLATVSIWSTVASAFKIALRDLDPLQLLLCACAVSIVVLGAILLIQGKLGELIRMGRKETLRCALLGLLNPFLYYTILFKAYDLLPAQEAQPINYTWAVTLSLLSVPLLGQKLSAKALIAILISYLGVVVISTHGDLLGMQFSSLSGVALALGSTVIWALYWIFNTRSKANPMAGLLLSFLTGFPFILAATLCFSELPPLAAGPLMAAVYVGMFEMGITFALWLTAMKYAACPEGGGTARVANLIFLSPFLSLIFIHFLVGENIHPATVVGLAFIIAGNALMQYSPRKRA, from the coding sequence GTGACCGACAGCAAAAAAGCCCTGCTTTACGGCCTGGCCACGGTGTCCATCTGGTCCACCGTGGCCTCGGCCTTTAAAATCGCCCTGCGCGACCTCGACCCGCTGCAACTGCTGCTCTGCGCGTGCGCCGTATCCATCGTGGTCCTCGGTGCTATTCTGCTGATTCAGGGCAAGCTCGGCGAGCTGATCCGGATGGGTCGCAAGGAAACCCTGCGTTGCGCCCTGCTCGGCCTGCTCAACCCGTTCCTCTACTATACGATCCTGTTCAAGGCCTACGATCTGCTTCCCGCGCAGGAGGCACAGCCCATCAACTACACCTGGGCCGTGACCCTTTCGCTGCTGTCCGTGCCTCTGCTCGGCCAGAAGCTCTCGGCCAAGGCACTCATCGCCATCCTCATCAGCTACCTCGGGGTGGTGGTCATCTCCACCCACGGCGATCTGCTCGGCATGCAGTTTTCCAGCCTGTCCGGCGTAGCCCTGGCCCTGGGCAGCACGGTTATCTGGGCGCTGTACTGGATCTTCAATACCCGGAGCAAGGCCAACCCCATGGCCGGGCTGCTCCTGAGCTTTCTGACCGGCTTCCCATTCATCCTGGCAGCCACCCTGTGTTTTTCCGAGCTGCCGCCACTTGCCGCAGGCCCACTCATGGCCGCCGTCTACGTGGGGATGTTCGAGATGGGCATCACGTTCGCCCTGTGGCTGACGGCAATGAAATACGCCGCTTGTCCCGAAGGCGGGGGTACGGCGCGGGTAGCCAACCTGATCTTTCTTTCTCCCTTTCTCTCTCTGATCTTCATCCACTTTCTGGTGGGCGAGAATATCCATCCGGCCACAGTGGTCGGCCTGGCCTTCATCATCGCGGGAAACGCCCTGATGCAGTATTCCCCCAGAAAACGCGCCTGA
- a CDS encoding TIGR00730 family Rossman fold protein — MIHRSKQYLIDDLSIHESWRLFKIMSEIVDGFENLSEIGPAVSVFGSARVKQDEPLYQKTVELSKALSEAGFSVITGGGPGLMEAGNKGAFENGGESIGLHIHLPMEQKHNEFLNVKSEFRYFFIRKLMFIKYALAYVALPGGYGTLDELSEALVLIQTHRIKPFPIVLFGTEFWSGLIEWFKSQMVPNGFCKAEDLDLFKVTDDVDEVVSYIRKHVIV; from the coding sequence ATGATCCATCGTTCCAAGCAATATCTCATAGACGATTTGTCCATCCACGAGTCCTGGCGGCTCTTCAAGATCATGTCCGAAATCGTGGACGGTTTCGAGAACCTGTCCGAGATCGGACCGGCCGTTTCCGTGTTCGGATCGGCCAGGGTCAAACAGGACGAACCGCTCTACCAGAAGACCGTGGAGCTGTCCAAAGCATTGTCCGAAGCCGGTTTTTCGGTAATCACCGGCGGTGGTCCGGGTTTGATGGAAGCGGGCAACAAGGGCGCTTTCGAGAACGGCGGCGAATCCATTGGTCTGCACATTCACCTGCCCATGGAACAGAAGCACAACGAGTTCCTGAACGTCAAAAGCGAGTTTCGCTATTTCTTCATTCGCAAGCTGATGTTCATCAAGTACGCCCTGGCCTATGTGGCCCTGCCCGGCGGCTACGGCACCCTGGACGAGTTGTCCGAGGCGTTGGTGCTCATCCAGACCCATCGCATCAAACCGTTCCCCATCGTTCTCTTCGGTACCGAGTTCTGGTCCGGGCTCATCGAATGGTTCAAGAGCCAGATGGTCCCCAACGGATTCTGCAAAGCCGAGGATCTGGATCTGTTCAAGGTCACCGACGACGTGGACGAGGTGGTCAGCTACATCCGCAAGCACGTCATAGTCTAG
- a CDS encoding MBL fold metallo-hydrolase has product MKVTFMGAARTVSGSCYILECGGKRFAVDCGMHQGNREIEKRNWNIDAYDPKKLDFILITHAHMDHTGLLPALVAKGYRNPIYCTSPTRDLLEIMLLDSAHIQEMEAEWGNRKQRRIGGDIIKPLYTIADAERTTPLFATIEYSKTFEPVPGVRVTYKDAGHILGSAFIEIEYEEDGKLTKAVFSGDLGRPEQLIVNDPADMECADYLFMESTYGNRNHVDEKGSLDELAEAIAYSYGNGEKVVIPAFAVERSQQIIYSLFLLKKQGKLPADMPVYLDSPLAIRATEIFRKHPEYFDEKTQEYIRNGDNPLDLPNLHFTQTREQSQAINETEGPAIIISASGMANAGRIKHHLKHNLWRPGASVVFVGWQGVGTPGRKIVNGAEKITIFGEEVLVKAKVFTINGFSGHAGRDELLAWLGTMQGKPIKIMLVHGEAEVQTEFAELITKQFGFEVHIPEYMEVLDLEPGKELTPVVDMDVARPRVDWDFLLADSENLYRELRNRIRDVEKRPWVDQAELRDKLLNINRTIVELVSEM; this is encoded by the coding sequence ATGAAAGTGACCTTCATGGGTGCGGCCCGTACTGTTAGCGGCTCCTGTTACATCCTCGAATGCGGGGGCAAGCGTTTTGCCGTGGACTGTGGTATGCACCAGGGCAACAGGGAGATTGAAAAGCGTAACTGGAACATCGACGCCTACGACCCCAAGAAGCTCGACTTCATTCTGATTACCCATGCCCACATGGACCACACCGGGTTGCTGCCCGCTCTGGTCGCCAAGGGATACCGCAATCCCATTTACTGCACCTCGCCCACCCGCGATCTGCTGGAGATCATGCTCCTCGATTCGGCGCATATCCAGGAAATGGAGGCCGAGTGGGGAAACCGCAAGCAGCGTCGCATCGGCGGGGACATTATCAAGCCCCTGTACACCATCGCCGACGCCGAGCGGACCACGCCGTTGTTCGCGACCATCGAATATTCCAAGACTTTCGAGCCCGTACCGGGTGTCAGGGTGACCTACAAAGACGCCGGTCATATCCTCGGCTCAGCCTTTATCGAGATTGAATATGAGGAAGACGGCAAACTGACCAAGGCTGTATTCTCCGGCGACCTGGGCCGTCCCGAGCAGCTCATTGTCAACGACCCGGCCGACATGGAGTGCGCGGACTATCTGTTCATGGAGTCCACCTACGGCAACCGCAACCATGTGGACGAAAAAGGCAGCCTGGACGAACTGGCCGAGGCCATCGCCTACAGTTACGGAAATGGGGAAAAGGTTGTCATTCCGGCATTTGCCGTGGAACGCTCGCAGCAGATCATCTATTCCCTCTTCCTGCTCAAGAAACAGGGCAAGCTGCCCGCGGACATGCCGGTCTACCTGGACAGCCCGCTGGCCATCCGGGCCACGGAGATTTTCCGCAAGCACCCCGAGTATTTTGACGAGAAGACCCAGGAGTACATCCGGAACGGAGACAATCCTCTGGACCTGCCCAATCTTCATTTCACACAGACGCGGGAACAGTCCCAGGCCATCAACGAGACCGAGGGACCGGCCATCATCATCTCGGCCAGCGGCATGGCCAATGCCGGGCGGATCAAGCACCACCTCAAGCACAACCTGTGGCGTCCGGGGGCCAGCGTGGTCTTCGTTGGCTGGCAGGGCGTGGGCACGCCGGGGCGCAAGATCGTCAACGGGGCCGAAAAGATCACCATTTTCGGTGAAGAGGTTTTGGTCAAGGCCAAGGTCTTCACCATCAACGGCTTCTCGGGCCACGCCGGACGCGATGAGCTGTTGGCTTGGCTCGGGACCATGCAGGGCAAACCGATCAAGATCATGCTTGTACATGGCGAAGCCGAGGTACAGACTGAGTTCGCCGAACTGATCACCAAGCAATTCGGCTTTGAGGTGCATATCCCGGAATACATGGAGGTCTTGGACCTCGAACCGGGCAAGGAACTGACGCCCGTGGTGGATATGGACGTTGCCCGGCCTCGCGTGGATTGGGACTTCCTGCTGGCCGATTCCGAGAATCTCTACCGGGAGCTTCGCAACCGCATCCGGGACGTGGAAAAGCGTCCATGGGTGGATCAGGCCGAATTGCGCGACAAACTGCTTAATATCAACCGGACCATCGTGGAGTTGGTCTCCGAGATGTAG
- the rsmD gene encoding 16S rRNA (guanine(966)-N(2))-methyltransferase RsmD, whose protein sequence is MRIVGGQYKGRRILTCEGPGYRPATMKVRESVFSMLMARGVDFSEARVIDMFAGSGSLALECLSRGAPTAWFVEKSQKAAGLIRRNLSDLKVDKSRYRVVCKDLFGVLSKSPERPFDLVFIDPPYGYDLLVPALTKALENGWIAKGALVLAEVEDAVVPPQDGPVGDMELLTDREYGQTRILLWRN, encoded by the coding sequence ATGCGCATCGTCGGGGGACAATACAAGGGCCGCAGGATACTGACCTGCGAGGGGCCGGGATACCGGCCCGCCACCATGAAGGTTCGGGAATCGGTGTTTTCCATGCTCATGGCTCGTGGCGTGGATTTCAGCGAAGCTCGGGTCATCGACATGTTCGCAGGAAGCGGTTCGCTGGCCCTGGAATGTCTCAGCCGGGGCGCACCCACGGCCTGGTTTGTGGAGAAGAGCCAGAAGGCGGCCGGACTCATCCGTCGCAACCTGTCCGATCTGAAAGTGGACAAGTCCCGATACAGGGTGGTCTGCAAGGACCTTTTTGGTGTACTGTCCAAGAGTCCCGAGCGACCCTTTGACCTGGTCTTCATCGATCCGCCCTATGGCTACGACCTGCTGGTCCCGGCCCTGACCAAGGCGCTCGAGAACGGCTGGATCGCAAAGGGCGCGCTGGTCCTGGCCGAGGTAGAGGACGCGGTTGTTCCTCCGCAGGATGGCCCGGTGGGGGATATGGAATTGCTAACTGACCGTGAATACGGTCAAACCAGGATTTTACTATGGCGAAATTGA
- the coaD gene encoding pantetheine-phosphate adenylyltransferase — translation MAKLNPRLAVYPGTFDPLTMGHVSLTRRGLKVFDNIILAVAESTPKKTLFTVGERVALAQDVFRDEPRVTVASFDCLLIDYVESRGAGAIMRGLRAVSDFEYEFQMALMNRKLKWEIETVFMMTDFKWMYLSSTIVKEVAQYGGDIRGLVPGPVATALSVKFGVKPQEWGHNHYI, via the coding sequence ATGGCGAAATTGAACCCCAGGCTGGCCGTTTACCCCGGCACATTCGATCCTCTGACCATGGGCCACGTGAGTCTGACCCGCCGGGGGCTGAAGGTTTTTGACAACATCATTCTGGCCGTGGCCGAAAGCACGCCCAAGAAGACCCTGTTCACCGTAGGCGAGCGGGTGGCCCTGGCCCAGGATGTGTTCCGCGACGAACCCAGGGTCACAGTGGCCTCCTTCGACTGCCTGCTCATCGATTATGTGGAGAGCCGGGGTGCCGGGGCGATCATGCGCGGCCTGCGCGCGGTCTCGGACTTCGAGTATGAATTCCAGATGGCGCTCATGAACCGCAAGCTCAAGTGGGAAATCGAGACCGTCTTCATGATGACCGACTTCAAGTGGATGTACCTGAGCTCCACCATCGTCAAGGAAGTGGCCCAGTACGGCGGCGACATCCGGGGCCTCGTTCCCGGACCCGTGGCAACAGCCCTTTCCGTCAAGTTCGGCGTCAAGCCCCAGGAATGGGGGCATAACCACTACATATGA
- the miaA gene encoding tRNA (adenosine(37)-N6)-dimethylallyltransferase MiaA, whose amino-acid sequence MSARPPIVCLLGPTGTGKTAAAIAIADRLPASVVNFDSRQVYRDFPVITAQPDDDERAACPHHLYGFLPTDEKMTAARFVELAVDKIEEVRGEGRLPILVGGTGLYLRSLLSGIAPIPEIPENIRREVLDRVAKEGPQPLHAELLKVDPDYAAKIHPNDTQRNARAAEVYLATGRTMTWWHTESDHVPAPYDALKVGMRISLADLEPHLEARIDVMLERGALDEARTAFEHCADPDAPGWSGIGCAELLGFLRGESTMLEAREKWVKNTRAYAKRQITWFNKEADIHWFAPGENGPVADLVEGWLAERG is encoded by the coding sequence ATGAGCGCCCGACCTCCCATCGTCTGCCTGCTCGGCCCAACCGGTACGGGCAAGACCGCGGCGGCCATCGCCATCGCGGACCGTCTGCCCGCCAGCGTGGTCAATTTCGACTCCCGTCAGGTCTATCGGGATTTTCCGGTCATTACGGCCCAGCCCGACGACGATGAGCGGGCCGCATGCCCCCATCATCTCTACGGGTTCCTGCCTACTGACGAGAAAATGACCGCGGCCCGCTTTGTGGAGTTGGCCGTGGACAAGATCGAGGAGGTTCGAGGAGAAGGGCGGTTGCCTATTCTGGTGGGCGGCACAGGGCTCTATCTCCGTTCTCTTTTGTCCGGTATCGCGCCCATTCCGGAAATCCCCGAGAATATTCGACGCGAGGTCCTGGACCGTGTGGCCAAGGAAGGACCTCAGCCGCTGCACGCGGAATTGTTGAAAGTCGATCCGGACTACGCGGCCAAGATTCATCCCAACGATACCCAGCGCAACGCCCGCGCCGCCGAGGTCTATCTGGCCACAGGCCGGACCATGACCTGGTGGCACACCGAAAGCGATCATGTCCCCGCGCCGTACGACGCTCTCAAGGTGGGCATGCGCATCAGTCTAGCCGACCTGGAACCGCATCTGGAGGCCCGTATCGACGTTATGTTGGAACGTGGAGCCCTGGACGAGGCCCGGACCGCCTTCGAGCATTGCGCAGACCCGGACGCGCCGGGTTGGTCCGGTATCGGTTGTGCCGAGTTGCTCGGTTTCCTGCGCGGAGAATCGACCATGCTCGAGGCCCGCGAGAAGTGGGTGAAGAACACCAGGGCGTACGCCAAGCGTCAGATCACCTGGTTCAACAAGGAAGCCGACATCCACTGGTTTGCCCCCGGTGAAAACGGTCCTGTGGCGGATCTGGTCGAAGGTTGGCTTGCGGAGCGGGGCTGA
- a CDS encoding histidine phosphatase family protein, giving the protein MLIHLMQHGACLPKEVNSSQPLSPVGREQVEKTARSAAMLGLRFELVVASSKVRSLQTAEIMASKTGYPVDRIVVSDAVKAMAPTAETLKFILDYEGLDSMLIVGHLPSLGLLASALLSPGKNVDIRVENGGLMQFNFEPGKAATLNWAMTPAQLAVMAGS; this is encoded by the coding sequence ATGCTTATCCATCTGATGCAGCACGGCGCCTGCCTGCCCAAGGAAGTCAACTCGAGCCAGCCTCTAAGCCCCGTGGGCCGGGAACAGGTGGAAAAAACCGCCCGGTCGGCGGCCATGCTCGGTCTGCGTTTCGAACTGGTCGTGGCCAGCTCCAAGGTTCGTTCTCTCCAGACCGCCGAGATCATGGCGAGCAAGACCGGCTACCCCGTGGATCGCATCGTGGTTTCCGACGCGGTCAAGGCCATGGCCCCGACAGCCGAAACATTGAAATTCATCCTCGACTACGAAGGGCTGGACTCCATGCTCATCGTCGGGCACCTGCCCTCGCTGGGCCTGCTGGCCTCGGCGCTTCTGTCTCCGGGAAAAAACGTGGATATCCGCGTGGAAAACGGCGGGCTGATGCAGTTCAACTTTGAACCCGGCAAAGCCGCCACGCTGAATTGGGCCATGACTCCGGCGCAATTGGCCGTCATGGCCGGGAGCTGA